One Kaistella polysaccharea DNA segment encodes these proteins:
- the asnS gene encoding asparagine--tRNA ligase, with protein MRTTIKELLGNYKKQLHHDITIQGWVRAFRSNRFIALNDGSTINNLQIVVDFENFDENILKNITNAASLKIVGEVVESQGAGQSIEIIAKKIIILGDNFTEERDKTILQPKKHSLEILREQAHLRFRTNLFSAVFRVRSSVSFAIHQFFNQNQFFYMNTPIITGADAEGAGEMFSVTNFDLNEIPRTENGDIDFEQDFFGKKTNLTVSGQLSVETAMMGLGRVYTFGPTFRAENSNTTRHLAEFWMVEPEVAFNNLEDNIDLAEDFLKYVINYVLENCKDDLEFLDKRFADEQKQKPEKDRASEGLIEKLQNVIQKRFKRVSYTEAIDILKNSKENKKGKFQFPIEEWGADLQSEHERFLVEKHFECPVVLFDYPKDIKAFYMKLNEDGKTVAAMDVLFPGIGEIIGGSQREDQLSILQNKMKDMNVDEEELWWYLDTRKFGSVPHAGFGLGLERLVLFVTGMTNIRDVIPFPRTPNNAEF; from the coding sequence ATGAGAACGACTATCAAAGAATTATTAGGAAATTATAAAAAACAACTTCATCACGATATCACGATCCAAGGTTGGGTTCGCGCATTTCGTTCCAATCGGTTCATTGCTTTAAATGACGGATCTACGATCAACAATCTTCAGATTGTGGTCGACTTTGAAAATTTTGATGAAAATATTCTTAAAAATATTACCAATGCTGCGTCTCTAAAGATTGTCGGCGAAGTAGTGGAAAGTCAGGGAGCTGGACAAAGCATTGAAATTATCGCGAAAAAAATTATCATCTTAGGAGATAATTTTACTGAAGAAAGAGATAAAACCATCCTTCAACCGAAGAAACATTCGCTAGAAATTTTGCGTGAGCAAGCGCATTTGCGTTTCCGGACGAATCTTTTCAGTGCAGTTTTCAGAGTGAGAAGTTCGGTGAGTTTTGCGATTCATCAGTTCTTTAATCAAAACCAGTTTTTCTACATGAATACGCCGATTATTACGGGCGCAGATGCAGAAGGAGCTGGTGAAATGTTTAGTGTAACTAATTTTGATTTGAATGAAATTCCGCGAACTGAAAACGGTGATATCGATTTTGAACAGGATTTTTTCGGCAAGAAAACGAACCTTACCGTTTCCGGTCAGCTTAGTGTAGAAACTGCGATGATGGGATTGGGAAGAGTTTATACTTTCGGCCCCACCTTTCGTGCGGAAAACTCAAATACAACACGTCATCTCGCGGAATTCTGGATGGTGGAACCTGAAGTTGCGTTTAATAATTTAGAAGATAATATTGATCTTGCAGAAGATTTCTTAAAATATGTCATCAATTATGTTTTAGAAAACTGTAAAGATGATTTGGAGTTTTTAGATAAACGATTTGCAGATGAACAAAAGCAGAAACCTGAAAAAGACAGAGCATCAGAAGGTTTAATTGAGAAATTACAAAACGTAATTCAGAAAAGATTCAAGAGAGTTTCTTATACAGAAGCGATTGATATTCTGAAAAATTCCAAAGAAAATAAAAAAGGAAAATTCCAGTTTCCTATTGAAGAATGGGGTGCAGATCTACAAAGTGAGCACGAGCGTTTTCTTGTAGAAAAGCATTTCGAATGTCCGGTTGTACTTTTTGATTATCCGAAAGACATCAAGGCTTTCTATATGAAACTGAATGAAGATGGTAAAACCGTGGCCGCAATGGATGTTTTATTCCCAGGAATCGGGGAAATTATCGGTGGATCGCAGCGTGAAGACCAGCTTAGCATTCTTCAAAATAAGATGAAAGATATGAATGTGGATGAAGAAGAATTGTGGTGGTATTTAGATACGAGAAAATTCGGATCGGTGCCGCATGCAGGTTTTGGTTTGGGTCTGGAAAGATTGGTTCTTTTCGTAACCGGAATGACCAACATCAGAGATGTAATTCCTTTCCCGAGAACACCGAACAATGCGGAGTTTTAA
- a CDS encoding RNA polymerase sigma factor has product MSLKEKEFAKLIKDNQGLIIKVSRLYTNTLEDEQDLFQEIVLQLWRSYDSFKGQSKISTWMYRVALNTAITLFRKKTKSPQTDELMDYHHSDFVEIDDEKHQHITTLYKVIKMLPNVERAIVTMYLDDLPYRDIAENLGITEVNARVKMNRLKKTLKQLMEKHA; this is encoded by the coding sequence TTGAGCCTTAAAGAGAAAGAATTCGCGAAACTTATTAAAGATAATCAGGGCTTGATTATAAAGGTTTCCCGGCTTTACACCAATACTTTGGAGGACGAACAAGATCTTTTTCAGGAAATTGTGTTACAACTTTGGCGTTCCTACGACTCATTCAAAGGACAATCGAAAATCTCTACCTGGATGTATCGAGTCGCCTTAAATACTGCTATTACGCTATTCAGAAAGAAAACAAAATCTCCCCAGACCGATGAACTGATGGATTATCATCACAGTGATTTTGTGGAAATTGACGATGAAAAACACCAACATATTACTACGCTTTATAAAGTCATAAAAATGCTACCCAATGTAGAACGTGCGATTGTCACCATGTATCTGGATGATTTGCCCTATCGTGACATTGCGGAAAATTTAGGGATCACAGAGGTTAATGCGCGGGTAAAAATGAACAGATTAAAGAAAACTTTAAAACAACTAATGGAAAAGCATGCCTGA
- the rpoN gene encoding RNA polymerase factor sigma-54 — MLKQNLQMRLGQKLAPQQIQLMKLIQLHTLEFEEELERELEENPALEKVQEENKEEEFSPEESFEEEGTETIDTDFDVNDYIFDDEPAYKTTASNYSADDEEFDNQSLLTEGQSLYDYLLEQIRLSSIENQDLQIAEYIIGNLDNDGYLRREIKQLVDDLAFSQGIFTTVENVQEILENYVQKLDPPGVGARSLQECLLLQIEKKISADKAVSLAGNILRNQFDALTNKHYNKIIQKYDIEEEDLKDALEVISKLSPKVGGNFDTQTITINNEIIPDFLITVKDNGAKGVEVIPSLNSKNAPSLRVSDEYKDILTTYSHDKKSAEHKQAALFIKQKLDAAKWYIDAINQRQNTLLQTISAIVKLQKEYFITADDKSLKPMILKDVADITGFDISTISRVVKSKYADTPNGIVYLKSLFSDSLTNDDGEEVSTKEIKTHLMDVIDAENKRKPLTDDALVGLLKEKGYNIARRTIAKYREQLSIPVARLRKEL, encoded by the coding sequence ATGTTAAAGCAAAATCTTCAAATGCGACTTGGCCAGAAATTGGCCCCCCAACAAATTCAGTTAATGAAGCTTATTCAGCTTCATACATTGGAGTTTGAGGAAGAACTTGAGCGCGAGCTGGAAGAAAATCCAGCTTTGGAAAAAGTACAGGAAGAAAATAAAGAAGAAGAATTTTCACCTGAGGAAAGTTTTGAAGAAGAGGGAACCGAAACTATCGATACAGATTTCGATGTAAATGATTATATTTTCGACGACGAACCGGCCTATAAAACGACGGCAAGCAACTACTCGGCAGACGACGAAGAGTTTGATAATCAATCGTTACTTACCGAAGGTCAGTCTTTGTACGATTATCTTTTAGAACAGATTCGATTATCAAGTATTGAAAATCAAGATCTTCAAATCGCGGAATATATCATTGGCAATTTAGATAATGATGGCTATCTTCGTCGTGAAATCAAGCAATTAGTAGATGATTTGGCATTTTCCCAGGGAATTTTTACCACGGTAGAAAATGTTCAGGAAATTCTGGAAAATTATGTACAGAAATTAGATCCGCCAGGAGTTGGAGCGAGAAGTTTGCAGGAATGTTTATTACTTCAAATTGAGAAAAAAATAAGCGCTGATAAAGCGGTAAGCTTGGCTGGAAATATATTGCGTAATCAATTTGATGCTTTGACGAATAAGCATTACAACAAGATTATTCAGAAATATGATATTGAAGAGGAAGATCTTAAAGATGCGTTGGAAGTCATATCTAAACTTTCGCCAAAAGTGGGCGGAAATTTCGATACACAGACTATTACCATTAATAATGAAATTATCCCCGATTTCCTGATCACCGTTAAAGATAATGGTGCAAAAGGAGTGGAAGTAATTCCTTCGCTAAATAGTAAAAATGCGCCTTCACTGCGTGTATCAGATGAATACAAGGATATTTTAACGACTTATTCGCACGATAAAAAATCGGCGGAACACAAACAGGCTGCGCTTTTTATTAAGCAAAAATTAGATGCTGCGAAATGGTATATTGATGCGATTAATCAAAGACAAAATACTTTGCTACAAACAATTTCCGCGATCGTGAAATTGCAGAAAGAATATTTCATTACGGCTGATGATAAATCGTTGAAACCGATGATTTTAAAAGATGTTGCCGATATTACAGGATTCGACATTTCTACGATTTCGCGTGTTGTAAAAAGTAAATACGCTGATACGCCGAATGGAATTGTGTATTTGAAAAGTCTGTTTTCCGATTCCTTGACGAACGACGACGGCGAAGAAGTTTCCACAAAAGAAATTAAAACGCACCTTATGGATGTCATCGACGCTGAAAATAAAAGAAAACCACTTACCGATGATGCTTTGGTAGGACTTTTAAAAGAAAAGGGCTATAATATTGCGCGTCGTACGATTGCGAAATACCGTGAGCAGCTGAGTATTCCGGTAGCGCGCTTAAGAAAAGAATTGTAA
- a CDS encoding ABC transporter ATP-binding protein, translating to MMYGTLFLTFIGALLAQVNPLVLKYTVDEVTSLTQLPDPMSEGVHVLVIISAILLGKELLNIFIQFGQKFYGEKIRISTSSVLAQTAIDKILTYSVGFYTNENHETGKLQQRIDRGIESLTKLVQNFFIDILPLFSNAIIALIIMYMQNVYVGLVSTIVVPIYFTISSLQAKKLSGVRRQLRNQREKKTSGLLNLINSIMVIKSFVREKFEGKKQYDLQMQLMESQLFTRRTNFIYDGLKTFIEQFGVVLIILLTVYLVLDEQMTIGAIMLHILLFNNVSAPIRQLHRIYDDMNDAMIYAEGYFDILNADDQTEPTGTYIEENIKGKFDLQNIDFTYPNGTKALHNVSLTIENGKTTALVGLSGAGKSTVINLLCKFYLPDSGNILLDDVNLNDFDNTALRNDIGLVLQKNHIFQGSIEDNIRYGNMNATFEEIETAAKKAYLHDQIIELPQKYEHDATLLSGGQQQRIAIARLFLKDPPIIFLDEPTASLDAIATEQIKNSLDAIKEGRTVVIISHSLSQILDSDKIYVMKKGAVVESGTHDELVSLHGTYREIFDASARSLNLDKLMSSFSEN from the coding sequence ATGATGTATGGTACGCTTTTTCTCACATTTATTGGCGCATTGTTGGCGCAGGTAAATCCGCTTGTTTTAAAATACACGGTTGATGAAGTTACTTCATTAACACAACTGCCCGATCCGATGTCCGAAGGCGTTCATGTTTTGGTCATCATTTCAGCGATTTTATTGGGTAAAGAACTTTTAAACATCTTTATTCAATTTGGCCAAAAATTTTATGGCGAGAAAATCAGAATCAGCACCAGTTCAGTTTTAGCGCAAACTGCGATTGATAAGATTCTAACATACAGCGTTGGTTTCTACACCAATGAAAATCACGAAACCGGAAAGCTTCAACAAAGAATTGATCGGGGAATTGAAAGTTTAACGAAGCTGGTTCAGAATTTTTTTATTGATATTTTACCGCTCTTCTCTAATGCGATTATAGCTTTGATAATCATGTATATGCAGAACGTTTACGTTGGTCTGGTTTCTACCATCGTTGTTCCTATTTACTTTACCATCAGTTCTTTACAAGCAAAAAAATTATCTGGTGTTCGTCGCCAGTTAAGAAATCAAAGGGAAAAGAAAACGTCCGGACTTTTGAATCTTATTAATTCGATCATGGTAATTAAAAGTTTCGTTCGGGAAAAATTTGAAGGCAAAAAACAATACGATTTGCAGATGCAATTGATGGAAAGCCAGTTGTTTACCCGAAGAACGAACTTTATTTATGATGGATTAAAAACTTTTATTGAGCAATTTGGCGTTGTTTTAATAATCCTTCTAACAGTTTATCTCGTTTTAGATGAACAGATGACGATTGGTGCAATTATGTTGCATATTCTTCTCTTTAATAATGTTTCTGCGCCTATTCGTCAGCTTCACCGTATTTATGATGACATGAATGACGCCATGATTTATGCTGAAGGTTATTTCGATATCTTGAACGCCGACGATCAAACAGAACCGACCGGAACTTATATTGAAGAAAACATCAAAGGTAAATTTGATTTGCAAAATATAGATTTTACTTATCCGAACGGGACGAAAGCACTTCACAATGTTTCGCTGACCATAGAAAACGGAAAAACCACGGCGCTCGTCGGATTAAGTGGCGCGGGAAAATCTACGGTCATTAATCTTCTTTGCAAATTCTATCTACCAGATTCTGGAAATATATTGTTGGATGATGTTAATTTAAACGATTTCGATAATACTGCTTTACGAAATGATATTGGTTTGGTGCTTCAAAAAAATCATATATTCCAGGGAAGTATTGAAGATAATATTCGGTATGGAAATATGAACGCGACCTTTGAAGAAATAGAAACTGCCGCAAAAAAAGCCTATCTCCACGATCAGATTATCGAGCTTCCTCAAAAATACGAGCACGATGCGACGCTACTTTCGGGCGGTCAACAACAGCGAATTGCAATTGCACGATTGTTTTTAAAAGATCCGCCAATCATCTTTTTAGACGAGCCAACCGCAAGTTTAGATGCGATCGCAACGGAACAAATTAAAAACTCCTTAGACGCCATAAAAGAAGGCCGAACTGTGGTTATTATTTCCCATTCGTTGTCGCAGATTTTAGATTCAGATAAAATTTATGTCATGAAAAAGGGCGCTGTTGTAGAAAGTGGAACACATGACGAATTGGTAAGTTTGCACGGCACTTATCGCGAAATATTTGATGCCTCGGCGCGAAGTCTAAATCTAGATAAACTCATGAGTTCTTTTAGTGAAAATTAA
- the rimM gene encoding ribosome maturation factor RimM (Essential for efficient processing of 16S rRNA): protein MKKEDCYFLGKITRRHGLHGNVFLKLDTDQPEMYSKLDTVFVDINGLLVPFFIAKQAWSKGETLIVSFKNSTEALVDQVVGKDVYLPLSGLPKLTGNKFYYHEVVGFEIREEDGKSCGVIESINDQTGQHYFLLNLAGKQIVIPIIRDWILELNREEKYLKMSLPEGLMDVFLVPSKKDE, encoded by the coding sequence ATGAAAAAAGAAGATTGCTATTTTTTAGGAAAAATTACCCGCCGACACGGATTGCATGGAAATGTATTCCTGAAACTGGATACCGACCAACCTGAAATGTATTCTAAATTAGATACGGTATTCGTTGATATCAACGGATTACTGGTGCCTTTTTTCATTGCCAAACAAGCTTGGAGCAAAGGTGAAACGCTCATTGTTTCTTTCAAAAACTCTACGGAAGCTTTGGTAGATCAAGTGGTGGGAAAAGATGTTTATCTGCCCCTTTCTGGCTTACCAAAATTAACAGGAAATAAATTCTATTATCACGAAGTTGTAGGTTTTGAAATCCGCGAAGAAGATGGGAAATCATGTGGCGTAATTGAATCGATTAATGATCAAACCGGTCAGCATTATTTCCTTCTTAATTTAGCGGGGAAACAAATTGTAATTCCAATTATCAGAGATTGGATTCTGGAATTAAACCGCGAAGAAAAATATTTGAAAATGTCTTTACCGGAAGGTTTGATGGATGTTTTCTTAGTGCCATCGAAGAAGGACGAGTAA
- a CDS encoding efflux RND transporter periplasmic adaptor subunit, with amino-acid sequence MKKKFTAKKIIYIVLGLVFLFALAKGIGYLVNSNSEKSEQFLTKKAFVQNMDDKVLATGKIVPREEIEIKPNISGIIDKILVTEGDKVTAGQLVATIRIVPSIQNVNAATQEINNANLQISNAQINVSQQQKQFAMQQQLYSQGVISKQEYIAAQQQLQSTQQVLRNAQQQRQTAQKNLQIAKTGATPELAGLATTQIRSKANGTVLEVPVKVGSQVIEANSFNAGSTICSIADLNSLIFEGTIDEAQAGKLKEGMDMNIVIGALQNKSFPGRVTMIAPKGTEEAGTIKFPIEGDVFNKTNEYIRAGFSANGEIILSSQKNALLLDESLIQYEKVNGRDNSFVEVKQPDGKFKKVNVKLGASDGINVQILSGITKNDEIKVWNPSDKDKEALKEKKAK; translated from the coding sequence ATGAAGAAGAAATTCACAGCAAAAAAAATAATTTACATCGTTCTCGGATTGGTATTTTTATTTGCACTTGCGAAAGGAATCGGCTACCTCGTTAATTCGAATTCAGAAAAAAGTGAACAGTTTCTTACCAAAAAAGCTTTCGTTCAAAATATGGATGATAAGGTTTTGGCGACCGGAAAAATTGTGCCGCGGGAGGAAATTGAAATCAAGCCCAATATTTCGGGAATCATTGATAAAATTCTTGTTACCGAAGGTGACAAAGTTACCGCGGGGCAATTGGTAGCAACCATCCGAATTGTACCGAGCATTCAAAATGTAAACGCGGCTACACAGGAAATCAACAATGCAAATTTGCAGATCAGCAATGCACAAATTAACGTGTCGCAACAGCAAAAACAATTTGCAATGCAACAGCAGTTGTATTCGCAAGGTGTAATTTCTAAACAGGAATATATTGCCGCCCAACAGCAATTGCAGTCTACGCAACAGGTTCTTCGCAATGCTCAGCAGCAAAGACAAACGGCACAAAAAAACCTACAGATCGCAAAAACTGGAGCAACTCCTGAACTGGCCGGATTGGCAACGACACAAATTCGTTCGAAAGCCAACGGTACCGTACTTGAAGTTCCCGTAAAAGTAGGAAGCCAGGTAATTGAAGCCAACTCCTTTAACGCTGGAAGTACGATCTGCTCCATCGCCGATTTGAATTCTCTAATTTTCGAAGGTACAATTGATGAAGCGCAAGCCGGAAAATTAAAAGAAGGCATGGATATGAATATTGTAATTGGCGCTCTGCAGAATAAATCTTTCCCTGGTCGCGTTACCATGATCGCACCTAAAGGAACTGAGGAAGCCGGAACCATCAAATTCCCGATTGAAGGTGATGTTTTCAATAAAACCAATGAATACATTCGTGCAGGTTTTTCCGCAAACGGTGAAATCATTTTAAGTTCTCAGAAAAATGCCTTGCTTTTAGACGAATCCCTGATTCAATATGAAAAGGTGAATGGTCGTGATAATTCTTTCGTGGAAGTAAAACAACCCGATGGGAAATTCAAAAAAGTAAATGTAAAACTGGGCGCCAGCGATGGCATTAATGTTCAGATTTTATCTGGTATTACTAAAAATGACGAAATAAAAGTCTGGAATCCTTCCGATAAAGATAAGGAAGCTTTGAAAGAAAAGAAAGCAAAATAA
- a CDS encoding beta-carotene 15,15'-monooxygenase encodes MPEFDLDDFKKSWQQEPAQPKYDTSEIELMLNKSSRNYVKYILWISLIEFILILAANVYYTFFGEDTTDLMSVLGKLGIDNSNQFENTIDSLYLVLKMVSLGLTAIFVYLFYENYRKINVESNLKKLILQIIKFKKTVQLFILANISLVILFTLILGIFTFSVLAQQNIELTNPTLIGFITGLLLTMGISVVLIWLYYRIVYGFILKRLGKNLEQLQNIEEGN; translated from the coding sequence ATGCCTGAATTTGATTTAGACGATTTCAAAAAAAGCTGGCAGCAAGAGCCTGCTCAGCCAAAATACGACACCAGCGAAATAGAATTGATGCTGAATAAATCTTCACGTAATTATGTGAAGTATATTTTGTGGATCAGTCTTATTGAATTTATTTTGATTCTTGCCGCCAATGTATATTATACGTTTTTTGGGGAAGACACTACCGATTTAATGAGTGTTTTGGGCAAGCTGGGTATCGATAATTCAAACCAATTTGAAAACACAATTGATAGTCTTTATCTCGTCTTAAAAATGGTGAGCTTGGGACTTACGGCCATTTTTGTTTACTTGTTTTATGAAAATTACCGGAAAATTAATGTAGAATCTAATCTCAAAAAACTAATTCTGCAAATTATTAAATTCAAAAAAACAGTTCAACTTTTTATATTGGCAAATATCTCTTTGGTCATTCTATTTACGCTGATTTTAGGAATATTTACTTTCTCGGTTTTAGCTCAACAAAACATCGAATTAACCAACCCAACTTTAATTGGATTTATCACTGGATTACTTTTAACAATGGGAATTAGCGTTGTCTTGATTTGGTTATATTACCGAATTGTATACGGGTTTATCTTAAAAAGATTGGGGAAAAATCTGGAACAACTCCAAAATATAGAAGAGGGAAATTAA
- a CDS encoding TonB-dependent siderophore receptor → MKKQKISLGVLMIAASMNAQMKFEPETDTIRIQQIEDINLHKTGNPNKARLLSSKSNLTIMENPQPVAIVTHEIIEQQQAKQLSDVLQNVNGLYITSSRGNSQDTFGGRGFIFGNDNIFKNGSRVNSGVFPEVSGLERVEVLKGGNAMLYGNVGAGGVVNLITKKPKFEAGGTVGFSAGSWNSYKPTVDFYGPLSENIAFRVNGAYETAQSFRDVVESQKYYFNPSFVFNIGDNSQLLVEADYLKNDFTPDFGIGSITNKDGSYALNNLLSRNAFVGTDWQYQNVEQATTGITFNHQFNDFWTVNAIASYQNYTKDYFSTERVQWEYDDANRIKWDRPMGKSYAEQNYTALQINLNGELNTGAVKHKILVGTDGDYGTNDSYTFLDKATGKQFNRTAYHGTNGDPKGTLYLDDPSTWASGVMPETEKYDRNRIPTQRFGIYAQDFIELSDKFKVLAGLRWSYIENKDSEKKTFATNKISTAEGTVDRAFSPKAGLVYMPNDHLSLFATYTNSFSANTGRDINDNSLKPSLIDQFEVGMKHNFWNNAVALNLSVYQIENKNYYQTAEFKADGSLNSDSSIKDFAGKMRSRGVELDITGNPYPNLSIIAGASYNHSVYLDTPADFGYVENQRLVRTPATTANASVFYTFNQYVKGLKVGASAYFVGDRIAGWNDTKETLEDRSGASRLLNVDDYVTAALSIGYDWERFSILGKVGNLFDTVNYNYHENYSVNPIMPRNYYLTLTYKL, encoded by the coding sequence ATGAAAAAACAGAAAATTTCTCTTGGTGTTTTAATGATTGCTGCGTCTATGAACGCGCAGATGAAATTTGAGCCCGAGACTGACACTATCAGAATTCAACAAATTGAAGATATTAATCTTCACAAAACAGGTAATCCAAATAAGGCACGTTTGCTGTCTTCCAAATCGAATTTAACGATTATGGAAAATCCGCAACCTGTAGCCATCGTAACGCACGAAATTATCGAGCAGCAACAAGCGAAACAATTGAGTGACGTCTTGCAAAATGTAAACGGTCTTTATATTACCTCTTCCCGAGGAAATTCTCAGGACACCTTTGGTGGTCGTGGATTTATTTTCGGAAATGATAATATTTTCAAAAATGGTTCCCGCGTAAATAGCGGTGTTTTCCCCGAAGTTTCTGGCTTGGAAAGAGTAGAAGTTCTGAAAGGTGGAAATGCTATGCTCTATGGAAATGTAGGAGCAGGTGGCGTAGTTAATTTAATTACGAAAAAGCCTAAATTCGAGGCTGGCGGAACGGTAGGTTTTAGCGCAGGAAGCTGGAACAGTTATAAACCTACAGTTGATTTTTACGGACCTTTGTCGGAGAATATTGCTTTTAGAGTTAACGGCGCTTACGAAACAGCGCAGAGTTTCCGAGATGTTGTAGAATCCCAGAAATACTATTTTAATCCGTCTTTTGTCTTTAATATTGGAGATAATTCCCAGCTTTTAGTGGAGGCTGATTATCTGAAAAATGATTTTACGCCAGATTTTGGTATTGGCTCTATTACGAATAAAGATGGCTCTTACGCTCTGAATAATTTATTGTCCAGAAATGCCTTCGTAGGAACTGACTGGCAATATCAAAATGTTGAACAGGCGACAACAGGAATTACTTTTAACCATCAGTTTAACGATTTTTGGACCGTAAATGCAATTGCCTCTTATCAGAATTACACCAAAGACTATTTTTCTACCGAAAGAGTGCAGTGGGAATACGATGACGCAAACAGGATTAAATGGGACAGACCTATGGGTAAAAGTTACGCGGAACAAAATTATACAGCCTTGCAGATTAACCTGAACGGAGAACTTAATACCGGAGCTGTAAAACATAAAATTTTGGTAGGAACTGATGGTGATTATGGCACCAACGATTCTTACACGTTTTTGGATAAAGCAACTGGAAAACAATTTAACCGAACTGCCTATCATGGGACGAATGGAGATCCGAAAGGAACTTTATATTTAGATGATCCCTCAACTTGGGCGTCGGGAGTCATGCCGGAAACTGAAAAATATGACCGTAACCGAATTCCTACTCAAAGATTTGGAATTTACGCGCAGGATTTTATCGAGCTTTCAGATAAGTTTAAAGTATTGGCAGGTTTAAGATGGTCTTATATTGAAAATAAAGATTCGGAGAAAAAAACGTTTGCGACGAATAAAATTTCTACCGCTGAAGGAACTGTAGATCGCGCTTTTTCCCCGAAAGCAGGTTTGGTTTATATGCCAAATGATCATTTGTCCCTATTTGCGACGTATACCAATTCCTTCTCTGCAAATACAGGACGTGATATTAACGATAATTCCCTTAAACCTTCATTAATTGACCAGTTTGAAGTTGGAATGAAACATAATTTCTGGAATAATGCAGTTGCATTAAACTTGTCCGTTTATCAAATTGAAAATAAAAACTATTATCAGACTGCAGAATTCAAAGCAGATGGAAGTTTAAATTCTGATTCCAGCATTAAAGATTTTGCTGGAAAAATGCGCAGTCGTGGAGTAGAACTTGATATAACTGGAAATCCTTATCCGAATCTTTCTATTATTGCAGGTGCTTCTTACAATCACTCCGTTTATTTAGATACACCAGCAGATTTTGGGTATGTTGAAAATCAAAGATTGGTTCGCACGCCGGCTACAACAGCGAATGCGTCGGTTTTCTATACCTTTAACCAGTATGTTAAAGGATTGAAAGTTGGAGCCAGCGCTTATTTTGTAGGCGATAGAATCGCAGGATGGAATGATACAAAAGAAACATTGGAAGATCGAAGTGGAGCTTCCCGATTATTAAATGTTGATGATTATGTAACTGCAGCTTTGTCAATTGGCTATGACTGGGAGAGATTTTCTATCCTCGGAAAAGTGGGTAACCTCTTCGATACTGTAAACTATAATTACCATGAAAATTACTCGGTTAATCCAATTATGCCGAGGAATTATTACCTGACTTTAACCTATAAACTGTAA
- a CDS encoding HD domain-containing protein, with protein MSENLIQKTVEFVKDKLHGAEAGHDWFHIERVWKLSKKIAQTENCNAVVVELGALLHDIADPKFHDGDEELALNISRQFLENENVSEEIIAQVLLIIKNISFKNRSEVSEIPSIELQIVQDADRLDAIGAIGIARTFNFGGFKNNLMYHPDIPPVLDQSKEEYKKSTGTTINHFYEKLLLLKELMNTETGRKMAEERHLFMLSFLEQFYKEWNAV; from the coding sequence ATGTCAGAAAATCTAATTCAAAAAACCGTAGAATTTGTCAAAGATAAATTGCACGGTGCCGAAGCTGGTCATGATTGGTTTCATATTGAGAGAGTCTGGAAACTTTCCAAAAAAATTGCACAAACTGAGAATTGTAATGCAGTAGTTGTAGAGCTTGGTGCTTTATTGCATGATATTGCTGACCCGAAATTTCATGATGGTGATGAAGAATTGGCTCTAAATATTTCCCGCCAGTTTCTGGAAAATGAAAATGTTTCTGAAGAAATAATAGCGCAGGTTTTACTGATTATTAAAAATATATCCTTCAAAAACCGAAGTGAAGTTTCAGAAATTCCATCGATTGAATTACAAATTGTACAGGATGCAGATCGCCTTGATGCTATTGGCGCCATTGGTATTGCAAGGACTTTTAATTTTGGCGGCTTTAAAAATAACCTCATGTATCATCCCGATATTCCACCCGTACTCGACCAAAGTAAAGAAGAATATAAAAAATCCACTGGCACCACTATCAACCATTTTTATGAAAAGTTGTTGCTTCTAAAAGAGTTAATGAATACAGAAACCGGGCGAAAAATGGCTGAAGAACGCCATCTTTTTATGCTTTCTTTTCTGGAGCAGTTTTATAAAGAGTGGAATGCAGTGTAA